In one Fundidesulfovibrio magnetotacticus genomic region, the following are encoded:
- a CDS encoding 4Fe-4S dicluster domain-containing protein, producing PRPTKAHRLKNRVGHKFSYYPDIHGGVIACCGCGRCIKYCPASVDIREIVRKGVELPAAKPETK from the coding sequence CCCCGGCCCACCAAGGCCCACCGGCTGAAAAACCGCGTGGGTCACAAGTTCAGCTACTATCCGGACATCCACGGCGGCGTCATCGCCTGCTGCGGCTGCGGGCGCTGCATCAAGTACTGCCCGGCCAGCGTGGACATCCGCGAGATCGTGCGCAAGGGCGTGGAACTCCCCGCCGCCAAGCCGGAAACCAAGTAG